A single window of Granulibacter bethesdensis DNA harbors:
- a CDS encoding TonB-dependent siderophore receptor: MKRLPRRIRIRKAGYVSGAFCLAVGFPWHSAHAQEAGALPQLNVSGQQETALGPVKGFLARKSIAATKTDTPLMQTSQNVTVITRDRLEDLNIRSIAEAMRYTAGVTDVGGRDDPRGFGGTIRGFTPDTYLDGLKLPLASASQTFDLEPYGLERIDVLRGANAALYGSGQLGGIINAVSKQPRLDHTNEVQVQGGSFNRIQGAADLGGKLTDDGSWLWRLNGLMRKSDTFVDNVLNNRIYVAPSVKWAGEKTTVTFLSSYMQIDAGSAAQFLPAIGTVFPSRYGYIRQSLNTGDPNYDVYSKREVSVGYLAEHHVTDRWTLRQNLRFMHEDLNYRTVTTTGLAANQRSITRQAQQQLNMFNTLAVDNQSEVHFATGPVTHDLLTGVNITTQFISTRRGQGTGPSLDLYAPVYRSVTAPAYASTINTNETQIQTGVYVQDQLAWQHWRLTLTGREDFVSDSLTNNKTRSTQNSDPTHFSYRAGLLYAADNGMSPYVTYATSFQPQTGVDRVGNSYVPTTGDQVEVGIKYKPVHRDIMFTVDAFDLTQQNVLTPDPNNVNFSIQTGEIRTRGAEAEATGNLTPTLRMIAALTYQEPLITSSTEKGATGSRPVFVPSHMASLYMEKEFPVSERWNFALGSGVRYNGETSGAVPNTFNVPSSVQFDLTARVEMDRWRLQVNATNLADRRIVAGCVRMTSCYYATGRAVFATLGYRW, encoded by the coding sequence ATGAAAAGGCTGCCTCGGCGCATCAGGATACGCAAAGCCGGTTATGTATCCGGGGCTTTTTGCCTTGCGGTGGGGTTTCCATGGCATTCGGCGCATGCGCAGGAGGCAGGGGCACTGCCGCAGTTGAATGTATCGGGACAGCAGGAAACGGCGTTGGGACCCGTCAAGGGATTCCTGGCCCGGAAAAGTATTGCGGCCACGAAAACTGATACACCCCTGATGCAGACATCACAGAATGTAACGGTCATCACCCGTGACAGGCTGGAAGATCTGAACATCCGCAGCATTGCCGAGGCAATGCGTTATACGGCCGGTGTTACGGATGTCGGTGGCCGGGACGATCCGCGTGGTTTCGGCGGCACGATCCGCGGCTTTACACCTGATACCTATCTGGATGGTCTGAAACTGCCGCTGGCCAGTGCATCGCAGACTTTCGATCTGGAACCGTACGGGCTGGAACGGATCGACGTGCTGCGTGGGGCTAATGCAGCCTTGTATGGTTCCGGTCAGCTTGGCGGTATTATCAATGCAGTCAGCAAACAGCCTCGCCTTGATCATACCAACGAAGTGCAGGTGCAGGGTGGTTCTTTCAACCGTATTCAGGGGGCTGCCGATCTGGGTGGCAAACTGACTGATGATGGTTCATGGCTGTGGCGGCTGAACGGGCTGATGCGCAAATCGGATACGTTTGTCGATAATGTGCTGAACAACCGGATCTATGTTGCGCCGTCAGTGAAATGGGCTGGCGAAAAAACGACGGTGACGTTTTTGTCCAGCTATATGCAGATTGATGCCGGATCGGCGGCCCAGTTTCTACCTGCCATCGGTACGGTGTTTCCAAGTCGCTACGGCTATATCCGGCAAAGTCTGAATACCGGCGATCCGAATTACGACGTCTATTCCAAGCGCGAAGTTTCGGTGGGGTATCTGGCCGAGCATCATGTGACGGATCGCTGGACCCTGCGGCAGAATCTTCGTTTCATGCATGAGGATCTGAACTATCGCACGGTGACCACCACCGGCCTTGCCGCCAATCAGCGCAGTATTACCCGGCAGGCGCAGCAGCAGTTGAACATGTTCAACACGTTGGCCGTCGATAATCAGTCAGAAGTGCATTTTGCGACCGGTCCTGTCACGCATGATCTGCTGACGGGTGTGAATATCACGACGCAGTTTATCTCCACACGCCGTGGGCAGGGAACGGGACCCTCGCTGGATCTTTATGCTCCCGTCTATCGCAGTGTGACGGCTCCGGCCTATGCCTCGACGATCAACACCAACGAGACCCAGATTCAGACGGGTGTCTACGTGCAGGATCAGCTCGCCTGGCAGCACTGGCGTCTGACGCTGACAGGGCGTGAAGATTTTGTCTCGGACAGTCTGACCAACAATAAAACCCGCTCCACGCAGAACAGCGATCCGACGCATTTCAGCTATCGCGCCGGACTGCTGTATGCGGCCGATAATGGTATGTCGCCTTATGTGACCTATGCCACTTCGTTCCAGCCACAGACGGGGGTGGACCGGGTTGGCAACAGTTATGTGCCGACCACCGGTGATCAGGTAGAGGTCGGCATCAAATACAAGCCGGTGCATCGCGACATCATGTTCACAGTCGATGCATTCGATCTGACCCAGCAGAATGTTCTGACGCCTGATCCGAACAACGTTAATTTCTCGATCCAGACAGGAGAAATCCGCACGCGCGGTGCTGAAGCGGAAGCGACAGGCAATCTGACCCCAACCCTGCGGATGATCGCCGCCCTGACCTATCAAGAACCACTGATCACCAGCAGCACCGAAAAAGGAGCGACTGGATCACGCCCCGTTTTCGTGCCGAGCCATATGGCGAGCCTGTATATGGAAAAGGAATTTCCGGTCTCTGAACGCTGGAATTTCGCGCTGGGCAGTGGCGTCCGCTATAATGGCGAGACATCGGGGGCTGTGCCGAACACGTTCAATGTTCCGAGTTCCGTGCAGTTCGATCTGACGGCACGGGTGGAAATGGATCGCTGGCGGTTGCAGGTCAATGCAACCAATCTGGCGGATCGCCGTATCGTGGCCGGCTGTGTGCGGATGACGAGCTGCTACTACGCGACGGGCCGGGCCGTGTTCGCTACGCTTGGTTATCGCTGGTAA
- a CDS encoding cysteine desulfurase family protein: MSLPETPLYFDYQATTPCDPRVVQAMAPLWTEMSANPHSTAHEPGQQVAALVEQARDSVAALIGAEGREIVFTSGATEANNLAIKGAARFALHHAPSLPRRIITVATEHKCVLESVHDLAREGFEPVILPVGADGSLDPQALREALTLPALLVSIMTVNNETGVIQDIPTLARLAHERGALFHTDAAQAAGKIPLSVGNGEARVDLMSLSAHKMYGPKGIGALYVRRRPRTRLEPLFSGGGQERGLRSGTLPAPLIVGFGAACAIARQEGEAEAVRIAGLRDRLLSRLREALPGVSVNGSLGQRVAGNLNVAFPADRAGERTAQQLMAALPWLAMSTGSACTSAEVEPSYVLRAMGVSGAQAARSLRLGIGRYTSAADVDRAVAALARVWRDAPSLPLCRDVT, from the coding sequence ATGAGTTTGCCAGAGACGCCCCTTTATTTCGATTATCAGGCGACAACGCCCTGCGATCCGCGTGTGGTGCAGGCAATGGCGCCCTTATGGACGGAGATGTCCGCCAATCCGCACAGCACTGCTCATGAGCCCGGCCAGCAGGTTGCCGCCCTGGTAGAGCAGGCGCGGGATAGTGTGGCGGCGCTGATCGGTGCGGAGGGGAGGGAGATCGTGTTCACCTCCGGCGCGACCGAGGCCAATAATCTGGCGATCAAGGGCGCGGCCCGCTTTGCCCTGCATCATGCGCCGTCCTTACCACGGCGCATCATTACCGTGGCCACCGAGCATAAATGTGTTCTGGAATCCGTGCATGATCTGGCGCGGGAAGGGTTCGAGCCTGTAATCCTGCCGGTCGGGGCTGACGGGTCGCTGGACCCGCAGGCCCTGCGGGAGGCCCTGACTTTGCCTGCGCTGCTGGTCAGCATTATGACGGTCAATAATGAGACGGGGGTGATTCAGGACATCCCCACCTTGGCCCGTCTGGCGCATGAGCGGGGGGCGCTGTTTCATACTGATGCAGCCCAGGCAGCCGGGAAAATTCCGCTTTCGGTCGGCAATGGTGAGGCGCGGGTCGATCTGATGTCGCTGAGCGCCCATAAAATGTATGGCCCGAAAGGGATTGGTGCGCTGTATGTGCGTCGCCGTCCACGCACACGGCTGGAGCCGCTTTTTTCTGGTGGCGGCCAGGAGCGCGGCTTGCGCTCCGGCACGTTGCCCGCACCGCTGATCGTAGGGTTCGGCGCGGCCTGCGCCATTGCCCGTCAGGAAGGGGAGGCCGAAGCTGTGCGCATCGCCGGGCTGAGAGATCGTCTGCTGTCCCGTCTGCGGGAGGCTCTGCCGGGGGTGAGCGTCAATGGCTCCCTCGGACAGCGGGTGGCGGGCAATCTGAACGTGGCTTTTCCTGCTGATAGGGCAGGAGAAAGGACGGCACAGCAGCTCATGGCCGCCCTGCCATGGCTGGCGATGTCCACAGGCTCTGCCTGTACATCGGCGGAGGTTGAGCCTTCCTATGTGCTTCGTGCAATGGGGGTGAGCGGAGCGCAGGCGGCACGAAGCTTGCGCCTTGGCATCGGACGCTATACCTCCGCCGCGGATGTGGATCGCGCGGTTGCCGCGCTGGCACGGGTGTGGCGGGATGCTCCCTCCCTTCCTTTGTGCCGGGACGTCACCTGA
- the mnmA gene encoding tRNA 2-thiouridine(34) synthase MnmA — protein sequence MRVLVAMSGGVDSSVVAGLLQEAGHEVIGVTLQLYDHGAAAKRKGACCAGQDIYDARRVADRLGFPHYVIDAEERFRNAVMADFADAYAAGETPVPCIRCNQTVKFADLTALMRDLGAERLATGHYVRRIEGPDGAELHRAVDLSRDQSWFLFATTRDQLDVSLFPLGGMESKDDVRAHAERLGLAVARKPDSQDICFVPAGTYADVVARFRPDALEPGQIVDRDGHVVGQHEGVGRYTIGQAKRLGNAAMIDGVRHVVVSLDAGSRRVVVGPAGTAQRRIVLSEVNWLMTPPVAPISCAPIACMVKLRARETPHPATVRVIEGGVEVILETEALPAPGQACVFYDGDRVLGGGFIRKSVSQVIDVPAGTAVSAAPNLAV from the coding sequence ATGCGTGTCCTGGTTGCCATGTCTGGCGGAGTCGACAGCTCCGTCGTCGCCGGATTGTTGCAGGAAGCGGGACACGAGGTGATCGGCGTGACGCTGCAACTCTATGATCACGGAGCGGCGGCGAAGCGGAAGGGAGCCTGCTGCGCCGGGCAGGATATTTACGATGCCAGGCGGGTTGCTGACCGGCTTGGCTTCCCGCATTACGTGATTGATGCGGAAGAACGCTTCCGCAATGCTGTGATGGCCGACTTTGCTGATGCCTATGCCGCAGGGGAAACACCGGTTCCTTGCATCCGCTGCAACCAGACGGTCAAATTTGCCGATCTGACCGCCCTGATGCGTGATCTGGGGGCGGAGCGTCTGGCGACCGGCCATTACGTGCGGCGTATTGAGGGGCCGGACGGAGCGGAACTGCATCGCGCGGTCGATCTTTCCCGCGACCAGAGCTGGTTTCTGTTCGCTACCACACGGGACCAGCTGGATGTCAGCCTGTTTCCGCTGGGGGGTATGGAAAGCAAGGATGACGTGCGCGCCCATGCCGAGCGGTTGGGGCTGGCTGTGGCACGTAAGCCTGACAGTCAGGATATCTGCTTCGTTCCCGCTGGTACCTATGCCGATGTTGTGGCCCGCTTCCGCCCCGATGCGCTGGAGCCGGGGCAGATCGTGGACCGGGATGGTCATGTGGTAGGGCAGCATGAAGGCGTCGGACGCTATACGATTGGTCAGGCAAAACGCCTCGGCAATGCGGCGATGATCGATGGAGTGCGCCATGTGGTGGTGTCGCTGGATGCCGGCAGCCGTCGCGTTGTGGTGGGCCCTGCCGGCACGGCCCAGCGGCGTATCGTGCTTTCTGAAGTCAACTGGCTGATGACCCCGCCAGTTGCACCCATTTCCTGCGCCCCCATTGCCTGCATGGTCAAGCTGAGGGCGCGGGAAACGCCGCATCCGGCAACGGTCCGGGTAATCGAGGGCGGTGTTGAGGTCATACTGGAAACCGAGGCCTTGCCTGCGCCTGGACAGGCCTGTGTGTTCTATGACGGAGACCGGGTTCTGGGGGGTGGATTTATTCGTAAATCTGTCTCTCAGGTGATTGACGTACCGGCCGGTACGGCGGTATCAGCGGCCCCCAACCTGGCGGTGTAG
- a CDS encoding ferredoxin family 2Fe-2S iron-sulfur cluster binding protein: protein MPKMTFVEQDGTHREVDAPAGLSVLEIAHKHGVDIEGACEGSLACSTCHVIVDPEWFDRLEQPTEDEEDMLDLAFGLQKTSRLGCQLVMTEALDGLVVRLPSGSRNAGG from the coding sequence ATGCCCAAGATGACTTTCGTCGAACAGGATGGCACGCACCGGGAAGTTGATGCCCCCGCCGGTTTGTCGGTGCTGGAGATCGCCCATAAGCATGGCGTGGATATTGAAGGCGCATGCGAAGGATCGCTGGCCTGCTCGACCTGCCATGTGATCGTTGATCCGGAATGGTTCGACCGCCTGGAACAGCCGACCGAGGATGAGGAAGACATGCTTGATCTTGCATTCGGCCTCCAGAAGACTTCCCGCCTCGGCTGCCAGCTGGTGATGACCGAGGCTCTGGACGGCTTGGTCGTGCGCCTGCCATCCGGCAGCCGTAACGCTGGGGGCTGA